A genomic window from Silene latifolia isolate original U9 population chromosome Y, ASM4854445v1, whole genome shotgun sequence includes:
- the LOC141629309 gene encoding uncharacterized protein LOC141629309 gives MAMSSDSFKEVRFMGNGSSGGFRVYKRLYFSIYRIANIENVTETQYSKFNQKVEIMAHIQSIPISSITKETSRTEQLTVRVMRLWYRKSETNPKEVKGVELILIDENGDTIQASVNQRLTRLFLEHLNEGSTYKIRKFSVSSNRVGLDMATIHPCKIWFEYSTRVVPIPNVDIPLSTHAFYTFNEVVFGAMPNRLYIDVIGRNQNMCCSLFGDYLQQISKIEQEFINKPKPTLVMLFVKRSVYEGEVSITTTWGATKILVNPDMNEVKVFNNSFPDDDEPIFGAPETAGYHPPILASANIKTLSEIPNLTKGGAYVTIAKIIKLDTSGSSWYYYSCKECRSKVKQGEDGLWYCDREKINNNCTMKGVGVTSPIPRFQVKFIVTYEDPDSVEFIIWDDVMVDLLRKTTQAILDEDEEQMREMIESEPVLNFEEITPQKGVVETTEASDKSSATKMKEIKIGKQPMEF, from the exons ATGGCGATGAGTTCTGACAGCTTCAAAGAAGTGAGGTTCATGGGTAATGGAAGTAGTGGGGGATTTAGGGTTTACAAGAGGTTGTATTTTAGTATATATAGGATTGCAAACATTGAGAATGTCACAGAAACTCAATATAGCAAATTCAATCAAAAAGTTGAGATTATGGCACACATCCAGAGTATTCCAATTTCGAGCATCACCAAAGAAACATCAAGGACGGAGCAATTAactgttcgggttatgagattgTGGTACAGAAAGTCGGAGACAAATCCCAAGGAAGTGAAAGGTGTAGAACTCATCCTAATTGATGAGAAT GGAGACACAATTCAAGCATCAGTCAACCAGAGGCTGACTCGCCTTTTCTTAGAGCACCTTAATGAAGGGAGCACATACAAAATCAGAAAGTTCAGTGTATCATCAAACCGAGTGGGACTTGACATGGCAACAATTCACCCGTGCAAGATTTGGTTCGAGTACAGCACCAGGGTGGTACCCATTCCAAATGTAGATATTCCTCTTTCTACCCATGCTTTCTACACTTTCAATGAGGTCGTGTTTGGAGCAATGCCAAATAGACTTTATATTG ACGTAATTGGAAG GAACCAAAACATGTGCTGCTCATTGTTTGGGGATTACCTTCAGCAAATTTCAAAAATCGAGCAAGAGTTCATTAACAAACCAAAGCCAACATTGGTTATGCTTTTCGTAAAACGATCAGTTTATGAAG GGGAAGTTAGCATAACAACAACATGGGGTGCAACAAAGATATTGGTTAATCCAGATATGAACGAGGTGAAAGTGTTCAACAATAG TTTTCCAGATGATGATGAACCCATCTTTGGGGCTCCAGAAACTGCTGGGTACCATCCTCCAATCCTCGCAAGTGCAAACATCAAAACACTATCAGAGATACCAAATTTAACCAAAGGAGGGGCATATGTCACAATAGCCAAGATTATTAAGTTAGATACATCTGGTAGTAGTTGGTACTACTACTCTTGCAAAGAATGCAGATCAAAAGTGAAGCAAGGAGAAGATGGGTTGTGGTATTGTGACAGGGAAAAAATTAACAATAATTGCACAATGAAGGGTGTGGGGGTGACATCACCAATACCAAGGTTTCAAGTTAAGTTTATTGTGACATATGAAGATCCAGATTCGGTTGAGTTCATTATTTGGGATGATGTAATGGTTGATTTGCTTAGGAAAACAACACAAGCCATCCTTGACGAAGATGAG GAGCAAATGAGAGAGATGATTGAGTCCGAACCTGTGCTGAATTTCGAAGAGATCACACCACAGAAAGGTGTCGTGGAGACGACTGAAGCATCCGACAAATCATCTGCCACAAAAATGAAGGAAATTAAGATAGGCAAGCAGCCTATGGAGTTCTAA
- the LOC141629310 gene encoding uncharacterized protein LOC141629310, whose translation MGNGSIGGFRVYKRLYFSIYRIANIDNVTETQYSKFNQKVEIMAHIQSIPISSITKETSRTEQLTVRVMRLWYRKSETNPKEVKGVELILIDENGDTIQASVNQRLTRLFLEHLNEGSTYKIRRFSVSSNRVGLDMATIHPCKIWFEYNTRVVPIPNVDIPLSTHAFYTFNAVVFGAMPNRLYIDVIGRLEHIYPIRDSNGKRKRTIVLGNNLNQNMCCSLFGDYLQQISKIEQEFINKPKPTLVMLFVKRSVYEGEVSITTTWGATKILVNPDMNEVKVFNNSFPDDDEPIFGAPETAGYHPPILASANIKTLSEIPNLTKGGAYVTMAKIIELDTSGSSWYYYSCKECRSKVKQGEDGLWYCDKEKINNNCTMKGVGVTSPIPRFQVKFIVTYEDPDSVEFIIWDDVMVDLLRKKTQAILDEDEMYSVVPPPDFRPLLDRTFVAKIRVTDLYNIQQKSKSFGVISLRDDLRTIVKWDAMNNARKEQMREMIESEPVLNSEEITPQKGVVETTEASDKSSATKMKEIKIGKQPMEF comes from the exons ATGGGTAATGGAAGTATTGGGGGATTTAGGGTTTACAAGAGGTTGTATTTTAGTATATATAGGATTGCAAACATTGATAATGTCACTGAAACTCAATATAGCAAATTCAATCAAAAAGTTGAGATTATGGCACACATCCAGAGTATTCCAATTTCGAGCATCACCAAAGAAACATCAAGGACGGAGCAATTAactgttcgggttatgagattgTGGTACAGAAAGTCGGAGACAAATCCCAAGGAAGTGAAAGGTGTAGAACTCATCCTAATTGATGAGAAT GGAGACACAATTCAGGCATCAGTCAACCAGAGGCTGACTCGCCTTTTCTTAGAGCACCTTAATGAAGGGAGCACATACAAAATCAGAAGGTTCAGTGTATCATCAAACCGAGTGGGACTTGACATGGCAACAATTCACCCGTGCAAGATTTGGTTCGAGTACAACACCAGGGTGGTACCCATTCCAAATGTAGATATTCCTCTTTCTACCCATGCTTTCTACACTTTCAATGCGGTCGTGTTTGGAGCAATGCCAAATAGACTTTATATTG ACGTAATTGGAAGGTTGGAGCACATTTATCCAATAAGAGACAGCAATGGCAAGAGAAAGAGGACTATTGTTTTGGGCAATAATCT GAACCAAAACATGTGCTGCTCATTGTTTGGGGATTACCTTCAGCAAATTTCAAAAATCGAGCAAGAGTTCATTAACAAACCAAAGCCAACATTGGTTATGCTTTTCGTAAAACGATCAGTTTATGAAG GGGAAGTTAGCATAACAACAACATGGGGTGCAACAAAGATATTGGTTAATCCAGATATGAACGAGGTGAAAGTGTTCAACAATAG TTTTCCAGATGATGATGAACCCATCTTTGGGGCTCCAGAAACTGCTGGGTACCATCCTCCAATCCTCGCAAGTGCAAACATCAAAACACTATCAGAGATACCAAATTTAACCAAAGGAGGGGCATATGTCACAATGGCCAAGATTATTGAGTTAGATACATCTGGTAGTAGTTGGTACTACTACTCTTGCAAAGAATGCAGATCAAAAGTGAAACAAGGAGAAGATGGGTTGTGGTATTGTGACAAGGAAAAAATTAACAATAATTGCACAATGAAGGGTGTGGGGGTGACATCACCAATACCAAGGTTTCAAGTTAAGTTTATTGTGACATATGAAGATCCAGATTCGGTTGAGTTCATTATTTGGGATGATGTAATGGTTGATTTGCTTAGGAAAAAAACACAAGCCATCCTTGACGAAGATGAG ATGTACAGTGTCGTCCCTCCCCCAGATTTCAGGCCCTTACTTGACAGGACATTTGTGGCAAAAATAAGAGTGACTGATTTATATAACATTCAGCAAAAATCGAAGTCATTTGGGGTGATCAGTTTACGTGATGACCTAAGAACAATTGTTAAGTGGGATGCTATGAATAATGCAAGaaag GAGCAAATGAGAGAGATGATTGAGTCCGAACCTGTGCTGAATTCCGAAGAGATCACACCACAGAAAGGTGTCGTGGAGACGACTGAAGCATCCGACAAATCATCTGCCACAAAAATGAAGGAAATTAAGATAGGCAAGCAGCCTATGGAGTTCTAA